A window from Suncus etruscus isolate mSunEtr1 chromosome 18, mSunEtr1.pri.cur, whole genome shotgun sequence encodes these proteins:
- the LOC125995951 gene encoding leukocyte elastase inhibitor-like, translating into MDPLTKANTTFALELFKALRHEDPTANLFFSPFSVSSALAMVLLGTCGSTKTQLAKTLHFDTVEEIHPRFQTLNTNINKCGTSYILKVANRLYGEKTYKFLPDFLDSTQKMYCAELAQVDLGHSSEEARQVINEWVREQTSRKIPELLAEGIVDSMTKLVLVNAIYFKGKWQKEFSKEDTQEVQFRMNQKDTKKVMMMYQKNKWPLSYIEDLKCQVLELPYQDKELSMVILLPDDIENGTTGLQKIEKNINLETLTKWTKLENISVIKVKVYLPRFKLEENYTLNFPLTHLGLTELFDPGQGNLSGMSGAKDLFISKIVHKLFVKVNEEGTESAASTGGTLSTTSIEPEVEFKCDRPFLFFICHNASSTILFRGRFTST; encoded by the exons ATGGACCCCCTGACCAAAGCCAACACAACCTTTGCACTGGAGCTGTTCAAAGCCCTGAGACATGAGGACCCCACGGCCAACCTGTTTTTCTCACCATTCAGCGTGTCCTCAGCACTGGCCATGGTCCTCCTGGGCACATGTGGCAGCACCAAGACACAGCTGGCCAAG ACTCTTCACTTCGACACAGTGGAGGAGATTCATCCAAGATTCCAGACCCTGAACACCAATATCAATAAATGTGGCACTTCCTACATCCTGAAAGTTGCCAACAGGCTATATGGGGAGAAGACCTACAAGTTTCTCCCT GATTTCTTAGATTCAACTCAAAAAATGTACTGTGCTGAGCTGGCCCAAGTGGACTTGGGCCATTCATCAGAAGAGGCCAGGCAGGTGATCAATGAGTGGGTCAGAGAGCAGAC TTCAAGAAAAATCCCAGAATTGTTGGCCGAAGGGATTGTGGACAGCATGACTAAATTGGTGCTGGTGAATGCCATCTATTTCAAAGGAAAATGGCAGAAGGAATTCTCCAAAGAGGACACCCAGGAAGTTCAGTTCAGGATGAA TCAGAAAGACACCAAGAAGGTGATGATGATGTATCAGAAGAACAAATGGCCCCTGAGCTACATCGAGGACCTCAAGTGCCAAGTTCTGGAGCTTCCCTACCAGGACAAGGAGCTCAGCATGGTCATTCTGCTGCCTGACGACATCGAGAATGGGACCACAGGACTGCAGAAG ATAGAGAAGAATATAAATTTGGAGACCCTGACCAAGTGGACAAAACTGGAGAACATATCAGTCATCAAGGTCAAAGTCTACCTGCCCAGATTCAAGCTGGAGGAGAATTACACTCTCAACTTCCCCCTTACTCACTTGGGCCTAACCGAGCTCTTTGATCCTGGACAGGGTAACCTTTCTGGCATGTCAGGGGCCAAAgatctttttatttccaaaattgtGCACAAATTGTTCGTGAAGGTAAATGAGGAGGGCACAGAATCAGCAGCTTCCACAGGGGGTACTTTAAGCACAACCAGTATAGAGCCAGAGGTAGAGTTCAAGTGTGACCgccccttcctcttcttcatctgtCACAATGCCTCCAGCACCATCCTATTTCGAGGCAGGTTTACTTCCACATGA